The Lolium rigidum isolate FL_2022 chromosome 1, APGP_CSIRO_Lrig_0.1, whole genome shotgun sequence region TGTCTTTGTGGCTTTTCCAGATTGGGTTCTGTAATGTGCTTGGGTGTCAGCGCTGGTGCATACATTCTTACTCTCTTCGCAGTATGTGTCTCTATAGAAGTGGTTTATTTTCTACTGCTTGCACTATTAATAGCTATCTATATCCTTTCTTGCAGACAAAGTATAGGGAACGAGTACTAGGTCTTATCCTTGTTTCACCTCTATATAAAACTCCCTCGTGGACTGAGTGGTTTTATAATAAGGTAGCTATTCAGTATATAGCCACTAGTACTCTGTTTATAAATTCATCTTACTAATAAGGTTGTACTGACATATTCATTTTTCTCAGTTGATGTCAAATTTGTTGTATTATTACGGGATGTGTGACATGGTGAAGGACTGTTTGTTGCAGCGGTATTTTGGCAAGGTACGAATATTCACGGCATATGATTTATTGCATATTTTTAGACTATCTGCTATTCACTAAGTTGCATATTGAACGCTTCTGTTTTAATTTCTTATCCTCAGAGAGTGCGGGGAGGCTCTGTTGTGCCAGAATCTGATATTATGCAGGCGTGTAGAAGTGTATGTACTGTGCAATTTTGTTGTCCTCCATTATCAACTATTATACCTCTGTAAATTTATTGTGCTGATTTCTCCTGTCTTTAATTCATGAAGTTTCTAGATCAACGACAAAGCATGAATATATGGCGGTTTATCCAAACAATCAATCAGTATGTACTTGTTTCTTGTTCAATTCTTGCTTGACCAACTTGCACCTGAGCTGATGGAATCAAAACGCTGTGGTGCCTTGCAGAAGACATGACTTGACAGCAAGCCTGAAGCAGCTGCAGTGCAGAACGCTGATATTTGTCGGTGAGAACTCCCAGTTCCACACTGAAGCTGTCCACATGACTGCAAAACTTGATAAGAGATACAGTGCTCTCGTTGAGGTATCTATCTATTTACCCAATAGTCTGATATTCAAAATTTGTTCCGTCCTTTTCTAAGTACCGATTCTGGTGTTTTAACAGGTGCAAGCGTGCGGGTCGGTTGTGACGGAGGAGCAACCTCATGCGATGCTTATACCGATGGAGTACTTTCTCATGGGATATGGCTTGTTCAGGCCAAGCCATGTAAGCTCCAGCCCTCGCAGCCCTCTGAACCCGTTCTGTATATCCCCTGACCTCCTCTCGCCCGAGAGCATGGGTGTAAAGCTGAAGCCGATCAAGACGCGAGCCAATCTCGGAGTGTAGGTACAGGAGAAGAAAGTGTGGGAATGTTGGAGGGCTTAGGTTAACCGGGGGGGTCGGCATATTGATGGTGTGTCAGCCTATAGTTTTGTTGTTGAAAATGGGACAGATGTTGTAACTGTGATGTAGATAGAGAAAAGTTTTAGGCTTGGTGAGGCTGGTTGTTGAGGGGTTCTATTCCATTGATTCGTAGTAGTATTAAACAGTTGTAAATTGTCACAGATTATTGTTTGTCAAAGCAAAAGGAATAATAACAATAATGGAAGCTGATGAGCTGCTGTCCGATTAGGTGTGCACATTGTTGTCTCTTGTCCAACTTCGCCAGtaccttggtttctttttatgAGCTAGAGACTGGTGAGGCATTGTTGTCTCCTGAAGCAAACTTGTGTTCGACCATCGTTGTCCCTAGAATCTCTGTAGATAGGCCAGGTTGGCCAGGTCCCAGTGCGACCCGATTTTTCGTGGTCCAGGATCAAGTTGTGTGGCATAAAACTGGCCCAGGaaataataaaataaaatggaCGTTGCATTTGGGTTTTCTAATTAAAAAAAGTTTCGCTCGAAATCTCTGGTCCTTTTAGCCTAGGATTCTGACCAAGCAACAGGCAATCCCATGGCAGAAATTTACGGTCACGTGCTGAAATGGGTGAGTGGTGTACCTATCGGTGCTCGAGTGTTGGTGCTTGGCTTacttttttttacaatcaataccacatatatttatattATAGTAATAAACAGTACATGGGACACAAAGCTAACTTCAACTATTACAAAATAAAGTACGAAAGAAACCAACCTATCTTTCAGTTCTTTAAACTTTTTCTTCTTCCATAACAGAATCGTATACTCCCGAAGATACCAACGAAAGTTCTCCCATGATTTTAATTTGAACTGCAATGCTAAGGCTACGTGCGCGCGCAACTATTGAAGTTGTCAATCAGCATCGGCAAAAGTACCTacaccagtatatcagggaaAAATAACTAAACAACTTGGTCGACGCCGCTGGGTACCCAAGAGTACAAATCACCGTTGTTGAGGACGTAGTATCCATGACAAATGTTGCGAGGACAAACTTCCTCACGACAACCATGAGAAAGATCCTAGATCGATTCAACGAAGTAAGATCCGAAAAACCATACCTAGAGAATTTTAATCTTCCAACACCATCATTGATGCCAGGAGGAAGATCCTGTCGTCGAAAAGTGGGCAAAAGATCAATTATTGTAGACGATGTA contains the following coding sequences:
- the LOC124683686 gene encoding protein NDL1-like, with amino-acid sequence MGDSGGSVVSVDIERISFGGKEHHIQTKHGPVSVAVYGDHDKHALITYPDIALNHMSCFQGLLFCPEAASLLLHNFCIYHISPPGHELGATPISPSSPVQSVDELADQVAEVLDFFGLGSVMCLGVSAGAYILTLFATKYRERVLGLILVSPLYKTPSWTEWFYNKLMSNLLYYYGMCDMVKDCLLQRYFGKRVRGGSVVPESDIMQACRSFLDQRQSMNIWRFIQTINQRHDLTASLKQLQCRTLIFVGENSQFHTEAVHMTAKLDKRYSALVEVQACGSVVTEEQPHAMLIPMEYFLMGYGLFRPSHVSSSPRSPLNPFCISPDLLSPESMGVKLKPIKTRANLGV